A stretch of the Tardiphaga sp. 709 genome encodes the following:
- a CDS encoding amino acid ABC transporter substrate-binding protein, with translation MVSAVKRLAAGLLAVVGAAAVGWGGAAEAQTSVKIGYAISRTGPAAGGAAVTTIPNYELWVKEVNAAGGLKLGDKRVPIEVVQYDDRSSAEEAAKALERLITQDKVDFILPPWGTGLNLAVGPILNKAGYPHIASTAVTDRAPELAKRWPNSFWLLGTSADAAKTLVELLVKLRTEGKIGDTVAMASIADGFGIDLSGAARPALTAAKFKLAYDKTYPVGTQDLSPIINEVKALNPDVFIAFSYPPDTIAITEQSRISGFNPKIFYTGVGTAFPLFKQKFGANAEGVMGIGGWNGDSPAIKDYLARHKASAANGAEPDRWASAVTYAGLQMLQQAIERVGKVDRAAVIKDLQSGSFDTVIGKVKLENNMPTKYWWVGQWQDGEFYGVGPSGNEGARAPVVPKPVWKAQ, from the coding sequence ATGGTGTCAGCAGTCAAGCGCCTTGCGGCAGGACTACTCGCAGTGGTCGGTGCGGCGGCCGTCGGATGGGGCGGCGCAGCCGAGGCCCAGACGTCGGTCAAGATCGGTTATGCGATCTCGCGCACGGGCCCCGCCGCCGGCGGCGCCGCGGTAACGACGATTCCCAACTACGAGCTGTGGGTGAAGGAAGTGAACGCCGCCGGCGGGCTCAAACTCGGCGACAAGCGCGTCCCAATCGAGGTCGTCCAGTATGACGACCGGTCGAGCGCCGAGGAAGCCGCCAAGGCGCTGGAGCGGCTGATCACCCAGGACAAGGTCGATTTCATCCTGCCGCCCTGGGGCACCGGCCTGAATCTCGCGGTTGGCCCGATCCTGAACAAGGCCGGCTATCCGCACATCGCCTCGACGGCGGTGACCGACCGTGCGCCCGAACTGGCGAAGCGCTGGCCCAACAGTTTCTGGCTGCTCGGCACCAGCGCCGATGCCGCCAAGACGCTGGTTGAGCTGCTGGTGAAGCTGCGCACCGAAGGCAAGATCGGCGACACCGTGGCAATGGCCAGCATCGCCGACGGCTTCGGTATCGATCTCTCTGGTGCCGCCAGGCCAGCTCTTACAGCCGCCAAGTTCAAGCTCGCCTATGACAAGACCTATCCGGTCGGCACGCAGGATCTCAGCCCGATCATCAACGAGGTGAAGGCGCTGAACCCCGACGTGTTCATCGCCTTCAGCTATCCGCCGGACACGATCGCGATCACGGAACAGTCACGCATCTCCGGTTTCAATCCGAAGATCTTCTACACCGGTGTCGGCACGGCATTCCCGCTGTTCAAGCAGAAATTCGGCGCCAATGCCGAAGGCGTCATGGGCATCGGCGGCTGGAATGGCGACAGCCCGGCCATCAAGGACTATCTGGCGCGGCACAAGGCGTCGGCCGCGAATGGTGCCGAGCCGGATCGCTGGGCCAGTGCGGTCACCTATGCCGGCCTGCAGATGCTGCAGCAGGCGATCGAGCGGGTTGGCAAGGTCGATCGCGCTGCGGTCATCAAGGATCTGCAGAGCGGCAGTTTCGACACCGTGATCGGCAAGGTGAAGCTCGAGAACAACATGCCGACCAAGTACTGGTGGGTCGGGCAGTGGCAGGACGGCGAGTTCTATGGCGTCGGCCCGTCGGGTAACGAAGGCGCGCGTGCGCCCGTCGTGCCGAAGCCGGTATGGAAGGCGCAGTGA
- a CDS encoding glycosyltransferase family 4 protein, with amino-acid sequence MTIEIVQIVQELSSVGGVESVASELACAFSRAKIANTVLASAVGEKATPGTRIERVGAWLSHIKTRGILRYLGRAFVVPTFTLLATRAAYHHPKAVIISHGDSLTGDVLVVHAVNAQSLAEKRNAGSWSWLLNPMHLWVALRDRWMIGGLRYRMYVAVSPRVATELQEIYKVPASRIRVIPNGIDLNRFARDTAAGLRIREEFGIPANARLLLFAGHEFRRKGLAHAIGALERLGSDVWMLVVGSDNPAPYRKLATTSADRLVFAGSRTDMPALYAAADAFVLPTAYETFSLVCMEAMACSTPVFATPVGGIEDYLVDGVNGYQIKMDGADIAEKIAMAFSDPATLARLCEGAHATALNYGWDYVGSRYIELLEQVQASKNEFAPGAMAVGA; translated from the coding sequence ATGACCATCGAGATCGTCCAGATCGTCCAGGAGTTGAGTTCAGTCGGCGGCGTTGAGAGCGTGGCCAGCGAACTCGCATGCGCATTCAGCCGCGCCAAGATCGCCAACACAGTTCTTGCCAGCGCCGTCGGCGAAAAGGCAACGCCAGGTACGCGCATCGAGCGGGTCGGCGCTTGGCTTTCGCACATCAAGACGCGCGGCATCCTGCGCTATCTTGGTCGCGCTTTTGTTGTTCCCACCTTCACATTGCTGGCGACGCGCGCCGCCTATCATCATCCCAAAGCCGTCATCATCAGCCACGGCGACAGCCTGACGGGCGACGTGCTTGTCGTACACGCCGTCAATGCGCAGAGCCTCGCCGAAAAGCGCAACGCCGGCTCCTGGTCATGGCTGCTGAATCCCATGCATCTGTGGGTGGCCCTGCGTGATCGCTGGATGATCGGCGGCCTTCGCTATCGCATGTATGTCGCGGTCTCGCCGCGCGTCGCAACCGAACTGCAAGAGATCTACAAGGTACCAGCGTCGCGCATCCGCGTAATCCCCAACGGCATCGACCTCAATCGCTTCGCCCGCGACACCGCGGCCGGTCTCAGGATTCGTGAGGAATTCGGCATCCCCGCAAACGCCAGGCTTCTGCTGTTCGCCGGCCATGAATTTCGCCGCAAGGGTCTGGCGCATGCCATCGGCGCGCTCGAGCGCCTCGGCTCCGATGTCTGGATGCTTGTGGTGGGTTCGGATAATCCCGCGCCCTATCGCAAACTGGCGACAACCTCCGCCGATCGGCTGGTCTTCGCGGGATCCCGCACCGATATGCCGGCCCTCTACGCTGCGGCCGACGCCTTTGTACTGCCGACTGCCTATGAAACTTTCTCGCTGGTCTGCATGGAAGCCATGGCCTGCTCGACGCCGGTGTTTGCGACACCGGTCGGTGGGATCGAGGATTACCTTGTCGACGGCGTGAACGGTTATCAGATCAAGATGGACGGCGCAGACATCGCCGAGAAGATCGCGATGGCATTCTCCGATCCGGCGACACTGGCTCGGCTGTGCGAAGGCGCGCATGCCACAGCACTGAATTACGGTTGGGACTATGTCGGTTCGCGCTACATCGAGCTGCTGGAGCAGGTGCAGGCGTCGAAGAACGAATTTGCGCCGGGCGCCATGGCGGTCGGCGCCTGA
- a CDS encoding AraC family transcriptional regulator → MLETAHIVSGPTGFAEKPLPALHAERFAPGLAPRSWIIRQSVARRSHLLVIETRRGTATMRGTTVAIQSPGLLWLPGDHEGTLEVEAGAQGYLISVSDDVLTRTVAGSAEALHLRRTIDRLVLREGAQLATTFAAVTESCSTLVRELNTPGRGSATMTSTHVLLLCLHLWRSVISEEAPDDAAQRGDGPRLVGNFLQMVELHYRDGWPIARYAAALGVTDDKLHAHCKREKGYSPRAIVHQRLIHEACMRLRQLDLPVEQIGYGLGFRDPGYFNRFFRKYQNASPGAYRRRVRLDPGQHGPSYAAWP, encoded by the coding sequence GTGCTCGAGACCGCGCACATCGTTTCAGGTCCCACCGGCTTCGCGGAGAAGCCGCTTCCGGCATTGCATGCGGAAAGATTCGCACCCGGACTGGCGCCGCGCAGCTGGATCATCCGGCAGTCGGTAGCCAGGCGCTCGCACCTGCTGGTGATCGAAACCCGGCGCGGCACCGCCACGATGCGCGGCACCACGGTTGCCATTCAGTCCCCCGGCCTGTTGTGGCTTCCCGGCGATCACGAAGGCACGTTGGAAGTCGAAGCCGGCGCACAAGGCTATCTGATTTCAGTGTCGGACGATGTCCTCACCCGCACCGTCGCCGGCAGTGCCGAGGCGCTGCACCTGCGGCGAACCATCGACCGGCTGGTGCTGCGCGAAGGCGCGCAACTCGCGACGACTTTTGCGGCCGTCACGGAATCCTGCAGCACGCTGGTGCGTGAATTGAATACGCCGGGCCGCGGCAGCGCGACGATGACATCGACGCATGTGTTGTTGCTGTGCCTCCACCTCTGGCGCTCGGTGATTTCGGAGGAAGCCCCCGACGATGCCGCACAGCGCGGCGACGGTCCTCGCCTCGTTGGCAATTTCCTGCAGATGGTCGAACTGCATTATCGCGACGGCTGGCCTATCGCACGCTATGCGGCTGCACTCGGCGTCACTGACGACAAGCTGCACGCACATTGCAAGCGCGAGAAGGGCTACAGCCCGCGCGCCATCGTGCATCAGCGCCTGATCCACGAAGCCTGTATGCGGTTGCGGCAGCTCGATCTGCCAGTCGAGCAGATCGGCTATGGTCTCGGCTTTCGCGATCCCGGCTATTTCAATCGCTTCTTTCGCAAGTATCAAAACGCCTCGCCAGGCGCCTATCGGCGCCGCGTGCGGCTCGATCCAGGTCAGCACGGTCCGTCCTATGCGGCATGGCCGTGA